One Mycolicibacterium sarraceniae genomic window carries:
- a CDS encoding CbtA family protein: MTYGAVIKRYLLAGLVSGILCALYLRILGEPVIRAGLDFEDSLPSEGPADPELFTRDQQVLGGMVALVFVSLLLSFLFGTLYAFLRHRIINGQGDVRASTTLAALAFLLTVVVPWIRYPFLPPGMGNGETVWKRGFWELLLIVTGIVAFVLIQFGIARLKGRMSGDVRWILAIVVPVVVIGLIMFIFPSVSDPYPDGIPAQLIWSFRIRSLGSYALFWAIIGIFGGWLVSRAAATSSPGSPPSIPLKDPVPQG, from the coding sequence ATGACTTACGGCGCCGTGATCAAGCGATACCTGCTCGCGGGTCTCGTTAGTGGCATCCTTTGTGCGTTGTACCTGCGGATCTTGGGCGAGCCCGTGATCCGGGCAGGGCTCGACTTCGAGGATTCGCTGCCTTCGGAAGGCCCGGCGGACCCCGAGCTGTTCACCCGAGACCAGCAAGTACTCGGCGGGATGGTGGCATTGGTGTTCGTCAGCCTCCTGTTGTCATTCCTTTTCGGGACTCTCTACGCGTTCCTTCGCCACCGGATCATCAATGGCCAGGGTGACGTGCGGGCTTCTACCACGCTTGCAGCACTCGCATTCCTGCTCACTGTGGTGGTCCCCTGGATCCGCTATCCCTTCCTGCCGCCCGGAATGGGCAACGGCGAGACGGTATGGAAACGCGGCTTCTGGGAGCTGCTCCTGATCGTGACGGGCATCGTCGCGTTTGTTCTCATCCAGTTCGGGATCGCGCGTCTCAAGGGACGCATGTCCGGAGATGTTCGGTGGATCCTGGCGATCGTGGTTCCGGTCGTCGTGATCGGCCTCATCATGTTCATCTTCCCGAGCGTCAGCGACCCCTATCCGGACGGGATCCCCGCGCAGTTGATCTGGAGTTTCCGGATCCGCTCCCTGGGAAGCTACGCGCTCTTCTGGGCCATCATCGGAATCTTTGGCGGCTGGCTCGTAAGCCGCGCGGCGGCGACATCCTCCCCGGGGAGCCCGCCGTCCATCCCGCTGAAGGATCCGGTCCCGCAGGGCTGA
- a CDS encoding CbtB-domain containing protein, with the protein MTAILTAPPSVPVAAPSAPDTAAPAAIRIPTIAWIAVVITLLWITYAFLGQDIAPTVWNHMHEFFHDGRHFLGIACH; encoded by the coding sequence ATGACCGCTATTCTGACCGCCCCGCCATCGGTGCCCGTTGCCGCGCCCAGCGCACCTGACACGGCCGCTCCGGCAGCTATCCGGATCCCCACCATCGCATGGATCGCGGTGGTGATCACCCTGCTCTGGATCACCTACGCGTTCCTCGGCCAGGACATCGCCCCGACCGTCTGGAACCATATGCACGAGTTCTTCCACGACGGCCGTCACTTCCTCGGCATCGCCTGCCACTAA